The following coding sequences are from one Halorubrum sp. BOL3-1 window:
- a CDS encoding thiamine ABC transporter substrate binding subunit, with protein MTTDESETRRRRARPRTRRRFLTAAGTAGAAALAGCSAEQVDDGDGNDGGDGGGGGGNGTDGDDGSDGDDEPPTLTVATYTNFIDAPSVSPGEWLKEEFESRYDAELEWATPDNEVNYYVERAASGAGVDADLYVGLTTEDLVRVDEEVDADLFAERGEVDGFDGVREGLLFDPFDRAVPFDTGYISLVYDGTAAEAPETFEGLLDDEHAGALIAQNPGASSTGRAFLLHTVNRFGDGGVASDGDGETVEGEDGDSEYDYLDYWADLQANDVRVLGDWDEAYTAWSNGEAPMVVSYSTDQVFADMEGQDLEKHQIRFLNDQAYANPEGMAVFADADEPDLARQFMSFMLEPDVQGEIAQRNVAFPAIGDAELPSDYAELAQEPADPVTFTYDELRGSADAWVEAWERQFAGN; from the coding sequence ATGACTACCGACGAGAGCGAGACGCGGCGGCGACGTGCCCGGCCACGCACCCGACGACGGTTCCTGACGGCGGCCGGGACGGCCGGGGCCGCCGCGCTGGCGGGCTGTAGCGCCGAGCAGGTCGACGACGGTGACGGGAACGACGGAGGCGACGGGGGCGGAGGCGGCGGGAACGGTACCGACGGGGACGACGGCAGCGACGGCGACGACGAGCCGCCGACGCTGACGGTCGCCACCTACACCAACTTCATCGACGCGCCCTCCGTGAGCCCCGGCGAGTGGCTCAAAGAGGAGTTCGAGAGCCGCTACGACGCCGAGTTAGAGTGGGCGACGCCCGACAACGAGGTGAACTACTACGTCGAGCGCGCGGCCTCGGGCGCGGGCGTCGACGCCGACCTCTACGTCGGCCTCACCACCGAGGACCTCGTGCGCGTCGACGAGGAGGTCGACGCCGACCTCTTCGCGGAGCGGGGCGAGGTCGACGGGTTCGACGGCGTCCGGGAGGGGCTCCTGTTCGACCCGTTCGACCGGGCCGTCCCGTTCGACACCGGCTACATCAGCCTCGTGTACGACGGGACCGCCGCGGAGGCGCCCGAGACGTTCGAGGGCCTGCTCGACGACGAACACGCCGGCGCGCTCATCGCGCAGAACCCCGGCGCGTCCTCGACCGGCCGCGCGTTCCTCCTCCACACGGTCAACCGCTTCGGGGACGGCGGCGTCGCGAGCGACGGCGACGGGGAGACGGTCGAGGGCGAGGACGGCGACTCCGAGTATGACTACCTCGACTACTGGGCGGACCTCCAGGCGAACGACGTGCGCGTCCTGGGCGACTGGGACGAGGCGTACACCGCTTGGAGCAACGGGGAAGCGCCGATGGTCGTCTCATACTCCACCGATCAGGTGTTCGCGGACATGGAGGGTCAGGACCTCGAAAAGCACCAGATCCGATTCTTGAACGACCAGGCGTACGCGAACCCCGAGGGGATGGCCGTCTTCGCCGACGCCGACGAGCCCGACCTCGCCCGGCAGTTTATGTCGTTCATGCTGGAGCCGGACGTGCAGGGCGAGATCGCCCAGCGCAACGTCGCGTTCCCGGCGATCGGTGACGCCGAGCTGCCGAGCGACTACGCCGAGCTGGCACAGGAGCCGGCCGACCCGGTGACGTTCACCTACGACGAGCTCCGGGGCTCGGCCGACGCGTGGGTCGAGGCGTGGGAGCGACAGTTCGCCGGGAACTAA
- a CDS encoding ABC transporter permease: MSRGTDRVTDDRGRTGGGDGPLARVREAIETRALTALAVLTSAALVVAFYYPTATVLVEAVVVDGALTLSVFAEVLTDPFYFGELARLLSGESPVEVTRALLSSERRLGIVGFTAYQAVLSTVASVALGLPAAYLLARFEFPGRRTIRSLTIVPFVLPSIMVAVGFVATFGQNGTLNAALSAVGLPRVDLMFTLEAVVIAHAFYNAPLVARVTTAAWESVDASAVETARSLGAGPVRAFLDVVAPQVYPAVLTGAALTFVFTFGTFPIVLALGGFELATVEVFVYRLVRDLSYAEAAALAVVELGISLGVLLAYLRYEARNSTDTRGARPLPRRPLVPPTPSLRELLPRAGLAAYAAVAGVVFLAPIASMALASVTAGDGALTLDHYRFLVERQQTGAAFQVRPWPAIRNSLAFAAAATLLALPMGVVVAVLTTRRYRGRTLVDAAAMAPLAVSGIIVGLGLLRGLVFGVEVAGWRIAAGGTVAIVVAHAVAGYPFVVRTVSPGLAGLDRSVVESARALGASRARVIRDVELPLVWPAVVAGAAFAFAISIGEFTSTVVLATGADAYTMPVAIERFIGRRLGPATAMGVVLLVVTGLSFVVIERLGGETRGL; the protein is encoded by the coding sequence GTGAGTCGAGGGACCGACCGAGTGACCGACGACCGCGGCCGCACGGGAGGCGGAGACGGACCGCTGGCCCGAGTTCGGGAGGCGATCGAAACGCGCGCGCTGACCGCGCTCGCGGTCCTCACCAGCGCCGCGCTCGTTGTCGCGTTCTACTACCCGACCGCGACCGTCCTCGTCGAAGCGGTCGTCGTCGACGGCGCGCTCACCCTCTCCGTCTTCGCCGAGGTGCTCACTGACCCCTTCTACTTCGGGGAACTCGCGCGACTGTTATCCGGTGAGTCGCCGGTCGAGGTCACGCGCGCGCTGCTCTCGTCGGAGCGCCGGCTGGGGATCGTCGGGTTCACCGCGTATCAGGCGGTCCTCTCGACGGTCGCGAGCGTTGCCCTCGGGCTCCCGGCCGCGTACCTGCTCGCGCGCTTCGAGTTCCCCGGCCGGCGGACGATACGCTCGCTCACCATCGTCCCGTTCGTCCTCCCGTCGATCATGGTCGCGGTCGGGTTCGTCGCCACGTTCGGGCAGAACGGCACTCTGAACGCCGCCCTCTCCGCCGTCGGCCTCCCGCGAGTCGACCTCATGTTCACCCTCGAAGCCGTGGTGATCGCCCACGCGTTCTACAACGCGCCGCTCGTGGCGCGCGTGACGACCGCGGCGTGGGAGTCCGTCGACGCGAGCGCGGTCGAGACCGCGCGGAGCCTCGGCGCCGGCCCGGTGCGGGCGTTCCTCGACGTCGTCGCGCCACAGGTGTACCCGGCCGTGCTGACGGGCGCGGCGCTGACGTTCGTGTTCACGTTCGGCACGTTCCCCATCGTCCTCGCGCTCGGCGGGTTCGAGCTGGCGACGGTCGAGGTGTTCGTCTACCGACTGGTGAGAGACCTGAGCTACGCCGAGGCCGCCGCGCTGGCGGTCGTCGAACTGGGGATATCGCTCGGCGTCCTCCTCGCGTATCTCCGGTACGAGGCCCGGAACTCGACCGACACGCGCGGGGCGCGGCCGCTGCCGCGGCGGCCGCTCGTCCCGCCGACTCCCTCGCTCCGCGAGCTGCTGCCGCGGGCGGGGCTGGCCGCCTACGCGGCCGTCGCCGGGGTCGTCTTCCTCGCGCCGATCGCGTCGATGGCGCTCGCGTCGGTGACGGCCGGCGACGGCGCGCTCACGCTGGACCACTACCGGTTCCTGGTCGAGCGCCAGCAGACGGGGGCGGCGTTCCAGGTGCGGCCGTGGCCCGCGATCCGGAACTCGCTCGCGTTCGCGGCGGCCGCGACCCTGCTCGCGCTCCCGATGGGCGTCGTCGTCGCGGTGCTGACCACGCGCCGGTACCGCGGGCGGACGCTGGTCGACGCGGCCGCGATGGCGCCGCTTGCGGTGTCGGGGATCATCGTCGGACTCGGACTGCTCCGGGGTCTCGTGTTCGGGGTCGAGGTCGCCGGCTGGCGGATCGCGGCCGGCGGCACGGTCGCCATCGTGGTCGCGCACGCGGTCGCGGGCTACCCGTTCGTCGTGCGTACCGTCTCGCCCGGACTCGCCGGACTGGACCGGTCGGTCGTCGAGTCCGCCCGGGCGCTCGGTGCGTCGCGGGCGCGGGTGATCCGCGACGTGGAACTGCCGCTCGTCTGGCCGGCGGTCGTCGCGGGCGCCGCGTTCGCGTTCGCGATCTCGATCGGGGAGTTCACCTCGACCGTCGTGCTGGCCACGGGCGCCGACGCGTACACGATGCCCGTCGCGATCGAACGGTTCATCGGGCGGCGGCTCGGACCGGCGACCGCCATGGGCGTCGTCCTGCTGGTCGTCACCGGACTCAGCTTCGTCGTCATCGAGCGGCTTGGAGGTGAGACGCGTGGACTCTGA
- a CDS encoding ABC transporter ATP-binding protein, whose protein sequence is MDSEDASEVDPAVAVELDGVTKRYGDATAVEDVSLRVREGEFFTLVGPSGCGKTTTLRLIAGFEEPTAGTVRFAGESVAGVPPEDRDVGVVFQNYALFPHMTVGENVAYGLNFAAPPEGVTRDERVAGLLDLVHLPDAADRDPGSLSGGQQQRIAMARALAPGPDVLLLDEPMSALDARLRERLRAQVKEIQSELGITTVYVTHDQEEALAVSDRVAVMRDGTPEQVAAPRTVYREPATRFVAEFVGDNNAFAGGVVEAVERELAVDVDGADETLRVEVGGGTAPVPEPGDRVAFCVRPEHLRVAGDGDAGATTGDAGATSDDAENSMRATVASAEFLGETTRVTLDWGDRGLLVRAVDPLDGEVVVSFAPGDAHLIGVESRR, encoded by the coding sequence GTGGACTCTGAGGACGCGTCCGAGGTCGACCCCGCGGTCGCCGTCGAACTCGACGGCGTGACGAAGCGCTACGGTGACGCGACCGCGGTCGAGGACGTGAGCCTCCGAGTGCGCGAGGGGGAGTTCTTCACGCTCGTCGGTCCCTCCGGCTGCGGGAAGACGACGACGCTCCGGCTGATCGCGGGGTTCGAGGAGCCGACCGCGGGGACGGTCCGCTTCGCCGGCGAGTCGGTGGCGGGCGTGCCCCCGGAGGACCGCGACGTCGGCGTCGTCTTCCAGAACTACGCGCTGTTCCCGCACATGACCGTCGGGGAGAACGTCGCGTACGGACTCAACTTCGCGGCCCCGCCCGAGGGCGTCACGCGCGACGAGCGCGTCGCGGGGCTGCTCGACCTGGTCCATCTTCCGGACGCCGCCGACCGCGACCCGGGGAGCCTCTCGGGCGGGCAACAGCAGCGGATCGCGATGGCGCGGGCGCTCGCGCCCGGTCCCGACGTGCTCCTCCTGGACGAGCCGATGAGCGCGCTCGACGCCCGCCTCCGCGAGCGGCTCCGCGCTCAGGTCAAGGAGATTCAGTCCGAACTCGGGATCACCACCGTCTACGTCACCCACGACCAGGAGGAGGCGCTGGCCGTCTCCGACCGCGTCGCAGTCATGCGCGACGGGACGCCCGAGCAGGTCGCCGCACCGCGGACCGTCTACCGCGAGCCGGCCACGCGGTTCGTCGCGGAGTTCGTCGGGGACAACAACGCCTTCGCGGGCGGAGTCGTCGAGGCGGTCGAGAGGGAGCTCGCGGTCGACGTCGACGGCGCCGACGAGACGCTTCGCGTCGAGGTCGGCGGCGGGACCGCCCCCGTCCCCGAACCCGGCGACCGCGTCGCCTTCTGCGTGCGCCCGGAACACCTCCGGGTCGCGGGCGACGGAGACGCGGGGGCGACGACCGGCGACGCCGGTGCGACGAGCGACGACGCGGAAAACTCCATGCGCGCGACCGTCGCCAGCGCGGAGTTCCTCGGGGAGACCACCAGAGTCACCCTCGACTGGGGCGACCGCGGGCTGCTCGTCCGCGCCGTCGACCCCCTCGACGGCGAGGTGGTCGTCTCGTTCGCCCCCGGCGACGCGCATCTGATCGGCGTCGAATCTCGGCGGTAG
- a CDS encoding transposase, whose protein sequence is MWAIFSLKIREKNSDQPIILICDNFSSHFAEYVDKVVNKHDLHRVALPRYSPDLNPIEQIWKSVKRDLSPLDASDLERYRELICSVFHDYADRISFAESWIDRFLSIQIL, encoded by the coding sequence CTGTGGGCGATTTTTTCCCTCAAGATACGTGAGAAGAACTCAGATCAACCGATCATACTCATCTGCGATAACTTTTCGTCTCACTTTGCCGAGTATGTCGATAAGGTAGTAAATAAACACGATCTACACAGAGTAGCACTGCCGCGGTATTCGCCGGATCTCAATCCGATCGAACAGATCTGGAAAAGCGTAAAACGTGATCTCTCACCGCTTGACGCGTCAGATCTTGAAAGGTATCGAGAACTGATCTGTTCGGTCTTTCACGACTACGCCGATCGGATAAGCTTCGCAGAATCATGGATAGATCGCTTCCTATCTATTCAAATATTATGA
- a CDS encoding IS630 family transposase: MPGPSKDYLEHLSEEELDEAIDQAQSDKEPYLVRRLCLIKNIYLGDTLTEAATRVGVTTPTASRWVDRWNNDAVGGLRPDSGDGRPPKLDEHQRDRLQEVLKQHQPLTTHQVQQLIEDGFDVSYSQRHTSRLLNKLGLNYAIPRPESPDRPDDAEEQLEERLEAALDDLDDDTVTDGGVVVGFLDEAWPRPTDNSRRLWSFGRPTLKKETPTANFDDVVFGFYALNGTSVVSCKDDLSKESVGDFFPQDT, from the coding sequence ATGCCTGGACCATCAAAAGATTACCTCGAACATCTGAGTGAAGAGGAACTCGATGAGGCGATCGATCAAGCTCAATCTGACAAAGAACCCTATCTCGTCCGGCGATTATGTCTGATCAAAAATATCTATCTCGGTGATACGCTCACGGAAGCGGCGACACGTGTCGGCGTCACGACGCCGACCGCGAGCCGCTGGGTTGATCGCTGGAACAACGACGCTGTGGGCGGTCTTCGACCAGATTCTGGTGACGGGCGCCCACCAAAACTTGACGAGCACCAACGCGACCGGCTTCAAGAGGTCCTCAAACAGCATCAACCACTTACCACCCATCAAGTTCAACAGCTCATCGAAGATGGGTTCGATGTATCATACTCTCAGCGACATACATCGCGACTTCTCAATAAACTTGGATTAAATTATGCGATCCCGCGACCAGAGTCGCCAGATCGGCCTGACGACGCAGAAGAACAACTCGAAGAGCGTCTCGAGGCCGCTCTCGACGACCTCGACGACGATACAGTGACTGACGGCGGTGTCGTCGTCGGGTTTCTCGACGAAGCCTGGCCTCGTCCAACAGACAACAGCCGGCGGCTGTGGAGCTTCGGCCGACCAACCCTGAAAAAAGAGACGCCGACAGCGAACTTTGACGATGTCGTCTTCGGATTTTACGCATTGAACGGAACCAGCGTTGTCTCGTGTAAAGACGATCTGAGCAAGGAATCTGTGGGCGATTTTTTCCCTCAAGATACGTGA